The Haematobia irritans isolate KBUSLIRL chromosome 1, ASM5000362v1, whole genome shotgun sequence DNA segment ACGTTTGATCTTTTGTCGGATTTTCGCGAGTTGTGGACTCGAATTAATCTTTGTAACTCGAGTTACTTTTGCgtattttgctatttttattGAACGGAACCTTGTCTGAGTTTGGTAATTTTATTGGCCGTTGCTTCTTGGCTATATTGTAATTTCGTATTTGGTTACATTCTTCAATTTGGTAGTTGAACGTAAAGTTAGAATGTCTGTATCTCCCTTTGATCGCTTTATTCGCGTTTCGGACGCTCTTATTAAATTCCACGCCCATTTTAATGCCATGAAAGATGAGGAGTTAGACGTCTATAGCCTCGAGATTCGAAGTGAGGAATTGGGGAAGTTGTGGACAAAGGTTCAGGATTGCTTTGAGGAATGCGTGGCTAGTTTACAGGGTGCCGGAACAACGCAAACGAGCGATATTGAATCGGTGGACGGGAAATATGACGCGTCCCATCAGGCTTATATGAATTGTTTGTCCGCGATAAATCGAAAATTGGGCCAGTTTCGTCGGTCACGTAGATCATCGATCACTTCGTCTGCGTCTTCGGTCGTTGCAGCATCGAGACGGAGTATCGGGTCTCATAAATCGACTCAAGGATCCGAAGCGATTTGGGCTAATAACGCGACTACTTCGATACCGGCTGATCGGGATGGGCAGTCGCTGCCTAATGGCAAAGCCGGGTTTAGGGGTGAAGTGGCCGTTAGTGGCCCTCCACTTTGTGATATGGTTCACAATTTGGCGTTGCCACCGTGCGATACGGATGTATTTGAGGGCAATTTTCTAGACTGGCCTACATTCCGGGATTTGTTTCAAGCAGTTTATGTTAACAATTCAAGATTAACGGACGTCGAGCGTTTGTGTCATCTTGTGCGGAAGACCAGTGGCGAAGCTAGGGAAATTGTCTCGAAGTTTCCGCTGACACATCGAAGTTTTGCCCTCGCGTGGAAGGCCCTCGTTGATGCATACGACAATAAGCGGGTTCTAGTTCACAATCAACTTAAGTCTCTCTTTGCAATTTCGGCAGTATCGGTAGAGACAAGTGCGggtttgaaatcgattcaacgTGGAATCAATGGCTGTCTTTCGGCATTGAATACGTACGAAGTTTCGACCGATAATTGGGACCAGATACTCGTTTTTATTTGCCTTCAACGTTTGCCGCGGCTCACACAGACTCTTTGGGAGCAGAGTGTTAGGGACAAATCAGCCCTTTCGTCGTGGGCGGATTTAGACGCTTTTTTGTCCGAAAGGGTTCGTACGTTGATGTGTTTGCATGATTTGCGGGAAGACACGTCTTCGAAGCGTTCTCAGGAAAAGAAGGTAAAAGCGCATTTTACCAATGCGTCTTCTTCTAAATCGTCGCGTGCTTCGTCGGAATCTAAGTGCGTTATTTGTCCTAAACATAATCATAGACTTTCGGCTTGCGTTAAATTTGGTAAACTCTCGGTATCGGAACGTTACATAGTGGTAAAACGTAACCGGTTGTGCTTGAATTGCTTAATGAAAGGTCATGAGATGAAGGATTGTCCAAGACAATATTCGTGTGTAAAATGTAATTCGAGACATCATTCGCTATTGCATCGCGATTCTACGCCGTCTAATAGCGCGACTTCGGCGACGGGTTCGACCAACACCTTGTCGAGTTCAGCGGCTAGTTTTCAACCGAGAACTATGCCTTCGGTTGATCAGCCGCAACCTTCTACCTCGTCGGCGTGCCTACCTCGCCAGGCATTTCATACGACGCAAAATAGGGCCGTGCTTTTGGGAACTGCGATGATTAATATCATGCACGATGGGGTTTCATATCCGGCACGCGCTTTGATTGACCCCGCTTCAGAATCTTCGTTTCTGACGGAACGCTTTCGAAATCGGGTGAAACTACCGGTTCACGCGGCTAATGTTACAATTTCGGGGGTAAATAGCGCAATTTCGGCCAAATCGAGTAAAATGTGTAATTTGAAAATCGGATCTCCACTCAACGCGTCGGTTTTGTTGGAAACTATGGCTATAGTGCTCCAATCTATATCCGGGAATTTACCTTCCTTTACGGTGTCGCAGGAAGTTTTGTCTCAGATTCCGGATATTCGCTTAGCTGATCCGAATCTTTTCGTGTCGAGACCGGTCGATATTCTACTAGGCGCTGACTTGTACCCGAGAATACTATTAGAAGGTTGCCGGCAGATTGCGGCTCAATCATTGATAGCACAGAACAGTGTTTTCGGCTGGCTAGTAACGGGTCCGATTTCTACATCGCAAATTCAAACATTTACTACGACTATAGCGGTTGATGAAGAGGAAAATTTAGATAGAACACTTTTACGGTTTTGGGAGTTGGAGGAAACACCACGTAAAGGGGTTTTGTCCCCCTCCGATAAGTTCTGTGAGGAAAATTACGTTCGGACAACGCGCAGAGATTCGGAAGGTAGATATATAGTTACACTTCCGCTAAAGGAAGAGCTCGGTCCTCGTGGATATTTGGGTGAGTCCCGAACAACTGCTTTGAGGCAATTTTATCGTAATGAATCGTCATTATCGAAAAGGCCGGACGTGAAATCAGTTTATGATAGTGTTGTTAaagaatatttgcatttggatcacATGAGGCCAGTATCCGCCATTTCTGCAAGTGATACACTTTCGTGTTATCTTCCACATCATCCTGTCATTAACCTCGAGAAGAAGACTTCCAAACTTCGCGTCGTATTTAATGCGTCTAATAAAACGTCCAACGGGAATAGTCTTAACGATATCCTTCACGTAGGTCCCACTTTGCAGCAGGACTTAGTCCTTCTTATTATGCGATGGCGACTATTTAAATACGTGTTCAACTGCGATATTACACAGATGTATAGGCAGATTCGAGTGGACTCTTCTCATGCTCCGTTGCAGAGAATTGTTTTTAGGGATTCTCCGACAAGGACAGTCCAGGACTATGAACTACAAACGGTGACCTTCGGTGTAAACTGTGCACCATATCTCGCGATACGGACACTGTTACAGTTAGCTGAAGACACTGAGGAGGAGTTTCCACTCGCGGCCGATATATTACGTAAATGTATGTACGTTGATGACGTTTTGACCGGAACTCATGACCTTGAAACTGCGATAATGGCTCGGGATCAATTAATCGCGGCGCTTGCGACGGCTAAATTTGAACTGCGGAAATGGACATCgaattatagagaaattttagatTCACTACCGCCGGAATATTTGGTTGATGCTCAATTGCTGGCATTTGTCGAGGCTAGCAATTCGAAACCATTGGGTGTGAGATGGAATGCTCAATTGGATGCATTCTACTTCGCGGTCGAGCCTATAGCAAAAAGGTGTGGATACACTAAACGGGAAGTGTTGTCGGCTATCGCGAAATTATTCGACCCTGTCGGTTGGTTAGGTCCAGTGATAATTGTGGCAAAGATTATCATGCAGAAGGTTTGGCTTGATCGCGTCGGCTGGGATGAAATACTGCCTTCGGCAACGGCATCCGAGTGGGAAAAATTTGTAGATAGTTATCCGGatgtcaattcgataaatattcctcGGTGGATTCGTTACACACCGTGCACTTCGGCCGAGCTTCACGTATTTTCAGATGCCTCGGCTAAGGCATACGCGGGGGTAGTATATATTCGAGTTTTGGCCCCAAATGGCGAGATTGTCGTTAATTTGCTATCGTGCAAGACGAAAGTTGctccgttgaaatcggtttcttTGCCTCGTTTGGAGCTTTGCGGCGCTGTTTTAGCGTCCGAACTCGCAAGAACGGTCATTCGAGAAATCGGTATTGATTTTGGTCGAATTTATTGTTGGACGGATTCGACTATTGTACTAGCCTGGTTAAAGAAAACGCCTTCGGCTTGGACAACATTTGTCGCGAATAGGGTATGTCGCATTCAGGAGAACGTCGGTGGTACGAATTGGTATCATGTGAGGTCGGAGGATAATCCTGCTGATCTTGGCAGCCGCGGTGTGTCCCCTTCGGATTTGGCCGCCTCTCGACTTTGGTGGCATGGGCCTCAGTGGCTATCGTGTAGTCAATCGGAATGGCCGGTTCGTGACACTTCCTCTTTTGACACCGACGTAGAAATTCGGTCTGTGAAGGCACATGCTTCTTTCGTTAATTCATACGAGGATGTTCTCGATAGATTTTCTTCTCTGGATAGAGCGCTGCGTGTTATCTCATATGTTATGAGATTCTTTTATCGGACGCATCCCGCTCATAGGCGTGATTGTAGCTATGCGGATCACAGTTTATCATCGTCTGAGATTAGGGCAACTAAAAGTCGCTTGATAGTGCTTGctcaaaaaatgaattatggtAATGAATATAAGGACTTGATGGATAGGTCTTCGTTAGGTACTGGCAGTTCACTTGTTTCTTTGAACCCGTTCCTTGATGAAATGGGTGTAATGCGGATGTATGGTCGTTTGAGCCGCTCGCCTATTCTTTCGTATTCGGAGCGGCACCCTATAATTTTGCCCTACAGCTGTCGATTCACGAAGCTTTTGGTGGAATTTGTTCATTTGATTTCCATTCATGGAGGAAATCAGTTGATGTTGCGTATTCTTCGTATAGAATACTGGATACCTCGGGTGAGGAATCTTATTCGTTCGGTTATACATAGGTGTAAACCATGTCTTTTGGAGAGGAAACGGGTTTGTAGTCAGGTGATGGCTCCTCTTCCTCCGGAAAGAACTGTTCTCGACAGACCTTTTACTACGACTGGCGTAGACTATGCAGGCCCCTTTGAGGTGAAGTCGTTCACCGGACGTTATTGTCGCATAACTAAAGGTTATGTGTGCGTTTTCGTGTGTTTTGCTACTAGGGCGATTCATTTGGAAGCGGTTTCCGACTTGTCGACTGCCGGCTTTCTTGCGGCATTTCATAGGTTTGTTGCTCGTCGGGGTTGTCCTGCGACCATTTTCTCGGACAATGGGACAAATTTTGTCGGTGCGTCGCGTGAGCTTGAACGAAATTTCCGGGATGTAATTAGGGGAAGCAGTGATGTCGTGTCCTCTAAGTTTGCACACCAGAGCCTATCGTGGCGATTTATCCCAGCTGGTGCGCCTCATATGGGAGGCCTTTGGGAAGCTGGGGTGAAGAGTTTTAAGTTGCATTTCAGAAGGCAAATAGGGAATGTTCGTTTCACGTTTGAAGAGTTTTCGACGGTGTTGGCTCGTATTGAGGCTTGTTTGAATTCAAGACCTCTTTGTCCCCAATCGGATAACCCGCAGGAGCTTGACGCTTTGACACCGGGTCATTTTCTTATAGGTGCCCCTCTACTCGCCCCTGCTGAGCCAGTTATAACCGAACAGCCTCTTTCGTTGGTGAATCGGTTTCGTAAGGTACAGGCTCTTGCACAACAGTTTTGTGTACGTTGGAAAGAGGAATATTTGAAGAATCTGCATATGAGATATAAGTGGAAATTTCCTCAGCGCGATGTTATGGTAAATGACCTAGTCGTTATTCGTCATGAACAGCTTCCACCAACTTCTTGGAAATTAGGTCGAGTCGTGTCGGTTCACCCGGGCGTAGATGGTCACATTCGGGTCGCGGATATACGTACGGAGAATGGCGTTGTAAGACGACCTATAGCTAAGTTGGTCTCATTGACCGACACTTCGGCGAACTCTTTGTAATTCGTATATTTTCTCGCAGTATCATGGAAAATACCTCGTGCTTCGCTGACGACTTTGAAAATTTCGAGGTTATTATGGATCAATCGGATGATGATACTGCGTGCCCCCTTGATATGTCGGCGGTCGAACGGGCATTGTTGGAGGAGCCGATGGCGATACCGTCGCCTGCCATTCCGGAGGTTCAGCTATCGCCCCAAGAAATTGAGAGTCCACCTCCGGTAGTTGTGGATGAGCCCGTGGTGGCGCCTGCTGTAGTAGAGGCTACTGATGTTGGTCGAACTCCTGCTCAATTGGTTTGCAGGGTTTGTGGAGGTCGTCACGCATTGCGGCGGTGTCGGAAGTTCCTCTCTCTTTCGATTGAGAAGAGGATACGTATGGTGGTACGACATCGCTATTGCTACAGATGTCTAGCACAGACCCACCAGTCGAAGGATTGTCCTAGCCGGCGTAGGTGCCCCAGTTGCTCCGGGGACCACAATGTTTTGTTACACGCTGCGGCTGTGGCGCCTCGAATTGAACATGGGAGCTCGAGGTCTGCTCAGCGGATTCGTAGTGGGAACCATACGAATCGTCCGTCCGATCTTGCTGTGGCACGGTCATATTCCGATTTTGGCGGCGTCGGAGTTCTGCCTCTGCAGAATGTCGTTACTCTGGCGCCCAGCCTCGTAGTCCGCGTGTCCCCCCATGGTGTGTCCGTTCCGGTCCGTGCAGTAATCGACAACTGCGCGCGCCAAAGCCAAATCTGTCGTTCTATGGTCGAGAACTTAGGGCTACCGGTTACAAATATTGAGGGGGTCCAATTTTGCCGGTTGACAGTATCGTCCGCTTATGATCCAGAGCAGCGACTGACGTTTACTGCTCGTGTGCACGATCTAGGTCGTGTGTTGACCCCCGCCGAAGCCGTGCCAGAACGGATCAAGGAATCCTTTTTGGGATTACCTTTGGCAGATCCGCAATTTTACCGAGTGGGACGGGTTGCGATCGTTTTTGGTCCTGAGGTGTATGGGCGAATCATAACACATAGGGTGTATACGTCGCCCGGTCTCCCGGTGGCTCATTATACAATCTTCGGTTGGGTTCTGTCCGGGTTGTGTAACTGCTAGGGTAAATGCGCGAGAGCCCCCCTTTTGGGTTCTAACGGCCCCCTTTTGGCCATCGTTTTATTGTATCTCTTCGCGAGAGCCCCCTTTTTGGGGTTCTAACGGGTCCCCTTTTGACCCATCGATATATTGTCGCGAGAGCCCCCCTTTTGGGTTCTACCAGGTCCCCTTCTGACCTtacgtaattatttttattagtttttttttgtaatctagTCTTAGGTTGAATTTGAAAAGAtaaatgaattaataaattggaTTTATGGTAAATGAACTGAAGGAAACTCACTTTGCACTGCACTTAGcctcattttgtattttaagttTAGTTTTAGTTACAACATACCTTGATGTTGCAAGGCGGCCGGCAATGTTTAAGTTCGAGTAAAGATTAATTGGACTTAATAGTGTTCGTTAGAATTTGTATACTACTTTTTGGTACATCCCTGCCAGAGTAGAAATgtcataatttgaatattaatttatcttgtcaaaagccccgccttccgccatcttggttgagagcatctctcactttacttgttatcgataagccaattggtgcggttgcaaatttatccatatcgttggaaattataggtaatattgtttaccattaattataatagaaaacaccttaataaaaccttctgctcttgttatatattgaaaatattaaactatcgtgttttttggccgaatttggttgaaattttgcactaggagtacaattagtagtatagtcaagtgtgcaaaatttgattgaaatcggttcagatttagatatagctcccatatacatcttacgcccgatatggactaatatggtcctaaaagccagagttttggcccaatttggttgaaattttgcacagggagtagatttagcattttagctatgcgcgccaaatttggttgaaatcgattcagatttagatatagctcccatatatatctttcgcccgatatgcacttatatggacccagaagccagagttgtatcccgattagcttgaaattttgcacaaggagtaaaattggtagtataagcatgtgtgccaaatttgattgaaatcggttcagatttagatatagcttccatatatatttttcgcccgatatggacttatgtggccccagaagccagagttttggcccaatttgattgaaattttgcactaggaatacaattagtaatatagtcatgtgtgccaaatttgattgaaatcggttctgatttagatatagctcccatatatatgtttttctgatttcgacaaacatggtcaaaataccaacgttttccttgttaaatcgccactgcttagtcgaaaagttgtaaaaatgactctaattttcctaaacttctaatacatatatatcgagcgataaatcataaataaacttttgcgaagtttccttaaaattgcttcagatttaaatgtttcccatatttttttactaaaattgtgttccaccctagtgcattagccagcttaaattttgagtctatagattttgtaaaagtctatcaaattctgtccaaatcgagtgatatataaatgtatgtatttgggacaaacctttatatatagcacccaacacatttgacggatgtgatatggtatcgaaaacttagatctacaaagtggtgcagggccgactttagactttccttacttattttattatttattagaagttgttccaattttttccacttccgatggagTTCTTTCTCTTAGAAAATACGCTATTTGGCggtttaaaatcaaaatttaaatcattgTCAATTAAATGTCGCTAAAAAAGTAGAGAGAAGTAACAAAAACGTAAAAAagatgtaaggaaagtctaaagtcgtgtggggccgactataacaTACCCTGCACTTTCTAGAATACATATAAGCTGTCATATACAAAAtcaatagacttaaaatttaagtcggctaatgccctggcgtggaacacaatgttagtaaacaaataaaCAGACGCCATGTCcgtctagatcgactcagaagccggctctgagcattattgccaaagacaccatgtgtctgtatcgtctgacaagtccatgtaacataatattcattggagatgattcaAGTTTGCACTACGTCCGGATCATAAGTTGGGGGTCCAAACTACTCCtttggaagttctttatttGCTGGGCAGTGATGTGTGCAGTCTGCACACTTGTTCTCCCAATAAAAGATagcaaaattctatattttctttaaatggccTCACGCTACAGTTTTCTATAACGTCATAAAATTTagctcaatttattttttcaacagTGGTTTATCCCTCTactaataatgctggtgacatttctgagtgtttcacagCTTTTCgaagtgttttgttttttagttcagaGTTGAGGTATGTATGTGAGCGAATTTATACATACGACACAtctaatttatttataacatAGAGTTGAATTTTAGTTTGTCCTACATGGCCATGACTATGTGGATGGTGAAGCCTCCattaatttcaagtaaaaatttttgttttggagtTGTTTGGTTATTTTATCCGCCATACAATTCCATTCCCCATACCCCAGGCAaagttttgacatttttattttataaaataccgACAACAACGACCCACTAAAGAGGTTATTTTCTCTACTTCAGTTTTGGTGGCATAGATTGAGCTGTAAGTTGTAAAGTTACAAAAGTAAGTTTGAAATTGTTTTGCATTTAGTCAAGATGAAAGATAAACACTCTAGACATTCTATGAACCAATTGAGGAAGAGGAAAGTGCAAAACCCTATGAAGTCATTAGCAGTATTCTAGGAGAGAGAGATAGCTTTAAGTCCATACTACGAACAATTTTAATGACTTCCTATCATAGGAATTTTAATTAGTAAATAAGATACAAAAAAATGTAGCCAACGAATGAAactaatataaattaataatctCAGTTTTTTATTAtagtaatattttgaatttttctttttttcttttcattatttttcctaaataaatttttaggaaactttCAAGCGTTGCTGCTTAAATACAAAGGACAAAAATGGCACTttgttagaaatataaaataactatattttatatttttttcaattatttatttaataaaatttatctttttaaacttatttctgtaaaatggaataaaaaattcttatatataacaatttcataCATAGTTCATAATTTGAAACTCGATTATATTAATTATTAacaatttatatgtatatatttaaacaaattaaaattttcattatttccatttcatattacatttatttatttttttttttatatcctgaACCAAACCGTGTAACAGAGAGTACAACTGATAGTGTCGAAAGGTGTACCATATTTGGTTTCAATAACATAGGTTCACATTtagagttttactccgatttatatGCAATTTTGCGAGGCGAGTACAATTGGCATTGAAGAATTTGAGGTATCGAAAAATGtagatctgcaaagtggtgcggcatgtaatatagtcggctttTTATgggtgcatcggtccatgttgttgTAAAGCCATTGGTGGAGTTAAGAAATTTCTCATGTACGGGGATGGTCATAGGCCCAAAAGAAAAAGTTGGCGTGATTATTAAAATTACATGTATACTAATTTTGGGTATAATGTTCGAATAATTTAACGAGGAACTGTAAAAAATTGTACTTAGATTATTAAAAGCGAGATCCTTTTTGGAAATTGCGACAGAGGCCCAGTAGTTCTTCCTAAAAGTGACTACTAAGATCGAGTTGATGTttcgatcggtctatatggggactatatatagaccgattgccCGATTTCTTGCCCGTGTAGACACTCGAATATTTAAtccatttgtctaaatttggaaatataaagGTAAATAGTAATAGTTTATGTTTCAGTATagccacactaaaaaaaagcatgtccggttccaaagattttgtctttacactaatgattttggtattgattccgagccaaagaagcgaagaattgaagtaaggatacttttaagacagaattctcttttaaatttaagttttgcgtatttgatcctaggcagcaaattttaatttattcgtttttataccctccaccataggatggggggtatatattttttttatttagacgttataaaacttaattatataaattcaaattatattagTGCCTCAGCGCCGATTGGCATAGTAGAGGCTAGTTGGCAAATTTATATActattagttaatatttatataatactTTGAGatcaattgtaaaattaaaacatttcgtTTCCTGTACAACATATTAGAAGCACTAAGTTATTGCTGTATTGTGACTACAAAGGAATACATCAACATTTGACAACAAATactcttttaatttctttttaaaagtAGAAATTGTTCTACACTCCCTTATCGTATCTGGCAAGTTA contains these protein-coding regions:
- the LOC142233003 gene encoding uncharacterized protein LOC142233003, which translates into the protein MSVSPFDRFIRVSDALIKFHAHFNAMKDEELDVYSLEIRSEELGKLWTKVQDCFEECVASLQGAGTTQTSDIESVDGKYDASHQAYMNCLSAINRKLGQFRRSRRSSITSSASSVVAASRRSIGSHKSTQGSEAIWANNATTSIPADRDGQSLPNGKAGFRGEVAVSGPPLCDMVHNLALPPCDTDVFEGNFLDWPTFRDLFQAVYVNNSRLTDVERLCHLVRKTSGEAREIVSKFPLTHRSFALAWKALVDAYDNKRVLVHNQLKSLFAISAVSVETSAGLKSIQRGINGCLSALNTYEVSTDNWDQILVFICLQRLPRLTQTLWEQSVRDKSALSSWADLDAFLSERVRTLMCLHDLREDTSSKRSQEKKVKAHFTNASSSKSSRASSESKCVICPKHNHRLSACVKFGKLSVSERYIVVKRNRLCLNCLMKGHEMKDCPRQYSCVKCNSRHHSLLHRDSTPSNSATSATGSTNTLSSSAASFQPRTMPSVDQPQPSTSSACLPRQAFHTTQNRAVLLGTAMINIMHDGVSYPARALIDPASESSFLTERFRNRVKLPVHAANVTISGVNSAISAKSSKMCNLKIGSPLNASVLLETMAIVLQSISGNLPSFTVSQEVLSQIPDIRLADPNLFVSRPVDILLGADLYPRILLEGCRQIAAQSLIAQNSVFGWLVTGPISTSQIQTFTTTIAVDEEENLDRTLLRFWELEETPRKGVLSPSDKFCEENYVRTTRRDSEGRYIVTLPLKEELGPRGYLGESRTTALRQFYRNESSLSKRPDVKSVYDSVVKEYLHLDHMRPVSAISASDTLSCYLPHHPVINLEKKTSKLRVVFNASNKTSNGNSLNDILHVGPTLQQDLVLLIMRWRLFKYVFNCDITQMYRQIRVDSSHAPLQRIVFRDSPTRTVQDYELQTVTFGVNCAPYLAIRTLLQLAEDTEEEFPLAADILRKCMYVDDVLTGTHDLETAIMARDQLIAALATAKFELRKWTSNYREILDSLPPEYLVDAQLLAFVEASNSKPLGVRWNAQLDAFYFAVEPIAKRCGYTKREVLSAIAKLFDPVGWLGPVIIVAKIIMQKVWLDRVGWDEILPSATASEWEKFVDSYPDVNSINIPRWIRYTPCTSAELHVFSDASAKAYAGVVYIRVLAPNGEIVVNLLSCKTKVAPLKSVSLPRLELCGAVLASELARTVIREIGIDFGRIYCWTDSTIVLAWLKKTPSAWTTFVANRVCRIQENVGGTNWYHVRSEDNPADLGSRGVSPSDLAASRLWWHGPQWLSCSQSEWPVRDTSSFDTDVEIRSVKAHASFVNSYEDVLDRFSSLDRALRVISYVMRFFYRTHPAHRRDCSYADHSLSSSEIRATKSRLIVLAQKMNYGNEYKDLMDRSSLGTGSSLVSLNPFLDEMGVMRMYGRLSRSPILSYSERHPIILPYSCRFTKLLVEFVHLISIHGGNQLMLRILRIEYWIPRVRNLIRSVIHRCKPCLLERKRVCSQVMAPLPPERTVLDRPFTTTGVDYAGPFEVKSFTGRYCRITKGYVCVFVCFATRAIHLEAVSDLSTAGFLAAFHRFVARRGCPATIFSDNGTNFVGASRELERNFRDVIRGSSDVVSSKFAHQSLSWRFIPAGAPHMGGLWEAGVKSFKLHFRRQIGNVRFTFEEFSTVLARIEACLNSRPLCPQSDNPQELDALTPGHFLIGAPLLAPAEPVITEQPLSLVNRFRKVQALAQQFCVRWKEEYLKNLHMRYKWKFPQRDVMVNDLVVIRHEQLPPTSWKLGRVVSVHPGVDGHIRVADIRTENGVVRRPIAKLVSLTDTSANSL